The Meriones unguiculatus strain TT.TT164.6M chromosome 1, Bangor_MerUng_6.1, whole genome shotgun sequence genome has a segment encoding these proteins:
- the LOC110547069 gene encoding tetratricopeptide repeat protein 39B-like, whose amino-acid sequence MSQFLKNENDESMLNMSFSLSEGESDRMPRVTRSLSLRESEAEDKFEDAHESIPVATTMNLFSSLEECTTGLYLFLNNRFSDAINLIQPWSKNSPYHALIYSMLMVVKAILTFEPQDIQIGINAAKDALKTCNNFRKRPRMTTLSRLVSRQGINSIKEEELHAEVCYAECLILKSAITFIQDDSLLSFFKSGMNFGSSFQIYKDCQQVLALMPDNQSKAHRHLDGGVKFGLGVFNLMFSLVPPASLKLLNMVGYSGDREVGLALLHESASEPHINNILSVFTLLFYYNYVRVVVGVEKVSTTATESLFLIYLERFPNCVVLKFFRARFSMLNGNFETAQLRLQECILTQNEWKQVHHLCYWELMWCHIFLQNWKQAYKYANLLSQHSRWSKAIYMYSKAIILALLPPDYVESETEKMRSVFLHVDSLRIKILGSSLPIEKFIAEKSQRYGSTTGWFTAQPLLEFIYAWSGFRVMSKKIELISSWLAIIDRGKDLLSENPSEEYGTDDMSLLNLLKGLCLKHLGKHLKAEHYFIRVIKKEKMLKYDRYLVPYSYYELGMLHYLKGDYSSAMKNLDHIKNYKDYSMEARLQFRAHVALEQISKLEK is encoded by the coding sequence ATGTCACAGTTCCTAAAGAATGAGAATGATGAGAGCATGTTAAATATGTCCTTTAGTCTAAgtgaaggggaaagtgatagaatgCCCCGAGTAACCAGATCACTCAGTCTAAGAGAAAGTGAAGCAGAGGACAAGTTTGAGGATGCCCATGAAAGTATCCCTGTGGCAACAACAATGAACCTCTTTTCATCCTTGGAAGAATGCACAACTGGGTTGTATTTGTTTCTAAATAACAGATTCTCAGATGCCATCAATCTTATTCAACCGTGGTCAAAAAACAGCCCATACCACGCCCTAATATACAGTATGCTTATGGTTGTCAAGGCCATCCTGACCTTTGAGCCACAGGATATTCAGATTGGAATTAATGCTGCAAAGGATGCTTTGAAAACCTGCAACAATTTCCGAAAAAGACCTAGGATGACGACTTTATCTCGCCTAGTGAGTAGGCAAGGAATAAACTCTATCAAAGAGGAGGAATTGCATGCAGAAGTCTGTTATGCCGAGTGTTTGATCTTGAAGTCTGCCATAACATTTATACAGGACGACAGTTTGCTGAGTTTTTTTAAAAGTGGCATGAACTTTGGGTCAAGCTTCCAAATATACAAAGACTGCCAACAGGTCTTAGCACTTATGCCTGACAACCAGAGCAAAGCCCACAGACACCTGGATGGAGGGGTCAAATTTGGACTTGGTGTATTCAATCTGATGTTTTCACTTGTGCCACCAGCGTCACTTAAACTTCTTAACATGGTTGGCTATTCTGGAGACAGAGAAGTGGGCCTGGCTTTGCTTCACGAGAGTGCATCCGAACCCCACATAAATAACATCTTAAGCGTTTTCACTCTTCTATTTTATTACAATTATGTACGTGTAGTTGTTGGTGTTGAAAAGGTTTCCACTACTGCCACAGAGAGTCTCTTCCTAATCTACCTGGAGAGATTCCCCAACTGTGTTGTACTTAAATTTTTTCGTGCACGTTTTAGCATGCTAAATGGAAATTTTGAAACCGCACAGTTAAGGTTACAAGAGTGCATCCTTACTCAGAACGAGTGGAAGCAGGTCCACCACCTCTGTTACTGGGAACTCATGTGGTGCCACATTTTCCTGCAGAATTGGAAGCAGGCATACAAATACGCCAATCTACTGTCTCAGCATAGCAGGTGGTCTAAGGCAATATATATGTACAGCAAAGCTATAATACTGGCCTTGCTTCCTCCTGATTATGTGGAATCAGAAACTGAGAAAATGAGATCTGTCTTCTTACATGTGGATAGCCTTAGAATCAAAATTTTAGGCTCTTCTCTGCCAATAGAAAAGTTTATTGCTGAGAAAAGTCAGCGCTACGGTTCCACAACAGGCTGGTTTACAGCACAGCCCCTTCTGGAATTCATTTACGCCTGGAGTGGTTTCCGAGTCATGAGCAAGAAAATAGAGCTTATTTCAAGTTGGCTAGCAATAATTGACAGAGGAAAAGACCTTTTGAGTGAGAATCCAAGCGAGGAGTATGGCACAGATGACATGAGTTTGCTAAACTTGCTGAAAGGTCTGTGCCTGAAACACTTAGGCAAACACTTGAAGGCTGAGCACTACTTTATTCGTGTTATCAAGAAggagaaaatgttaaaatatgaCCGCTACTTGGTGCCGTACAGTTACTATGAGCTGGGAATGCTGCACTACCTGAAGGGAGACTACAGCAGTGCCATGAAGAACCTGGACCACATAAAGAACTACAAAGACTACTCCATGGAAGCCCGGCTACAGTTCAGGGCTCACGTTGCCCTTGAGCAGATCTCTAAATTAGAAAAGTGA
- the Srsf7 gene encoding serine/arginine-rich splicing factor 7 isoform X4 — protein MSRYGRYGGETKVYVGNLGTGAGKGELERAFSYYGPLRTVWIARNPPGFAFVEFEDPRDAEDAVRGLDGKVICGSRVRVELSTGMPRRSRFDRPPARRPFDPNDRCYECGEKGHYAYDCHRYSRRRRSRSRSRSHSRSRGRRYSRSRSRSRGRRSRSASLRRSRSVSLRRSRSASLRRSRSGSIKGSRSRSRSRSRSRSISRPRSSRSPSGSPRRSASPERMD, from the exons ATGTCGCGATACGGGCGGTATGGAGGAG AAACCAAGGTATATGTTGGTAACCTGGGAACTGGCGCTGGTAAAGGAGAGTTAGAAAGGGCATTCAGTTACTATGGGCCCTTAAGAACTGTATGGATCGCCAGAAATCCTCCAGGATTTGCCTTTGTGGAATTTGAAGATCCCAGAGATGCAGAAGACGCAGTTCGAGGATTGGATGGGAA GGTGATTTGTGGTTCTCGAGTGAGGGTTGAACTATCAACAGGCATGCCTCGGAGATCTCGTTTTGATAGGCCACCTGCCCGTCGTCCCTTTGATCCTAATGATAGATGCTATGAGTGTGGTGAAAAGGGACATTATGCTTATGACTGTCATCGCTATAGCCGTCGAAGAAGAAGCAG GTCACGATCTAGATCACATTCTCGATCCAGGGGAAGGCGATACTCTCGCTCACGTAGCAGGAGCAGGGGAAGGAG GTCAAGATCAGCATCTCTTCGACGGTCAAGGTCTGTGTCTCTTCGTAGATCAAGATCAGCTTCACTCAGAAGATCTAGGTCTGGTTCTATAAAAGGATCGAG aTCCCGCTCAAGGTCCAGATCAAGATCCAGGTCTATTTCACGACCGAGAAGCAG TCGTTCCCCATCAGGAAGTCCACGCAGAAGTGCAAGTCCTGAAAGAATGGACTGA
- the Srsf7 gene encoding serine/arginine-rich splicing factor 7 isoform X3: MSRYGRYGGETKVYVGNLGTGAGKGELERAFSYYGPLRTVWIARNPPGFAFVEFEDPRDAEDAVRGLDGKVICGSRVRVELSTGMPRRSRFDRPPARRPFDPNDRCYECGEKGHYAYDCHRYSRRRRSRSRSRSHSRSRGRRYSRSRSRSRGRRSRSASLRRSRSVSLRRSRSASLRRSRSGSIKGSRYFQSRSRSRSRSRSISRPRSSRSPSGSPRRSASPERMD, encoded by the exons ATGTCGCGATACGGGCGGTATGGAGGAG AAACCAAGGTATATGTTGGTAACCTGGGAACTGGCGCTGGTAAAGGAGAGTTAGAAAGGGCATTCAGTTACTATGGGCCCTTAAGAACTGTATGGATCGCCAGAAATCCTCCAGGATTTGCCTTTGTGGAATTTGAAGATCCCAGAGATGCAGAAGACGCAGTTCGAGGATTGGATGGGAA GGTGATTTGTGGTTCTCGAGTGAGGGTTGAACTATCAACAGGCATGCCTCGGAGATCTCGTTTTGATAGGCCACCTGCCCGTCGTCCCTTTGATCCTAATGATAGATGCTATGAGTGTGGTGAAAAGGGACATTATGCTTATGACTGTCATCGCTATAGCCGTCGAAGAAGAAGCAG GTCACGATCTAGATCACATTCTCGATCCAGGGGAAGGCGATACTCTCGCTCACGTAGCAGGAGCAGGGGAAGGAG GTCAAGATCAGCATCTCTTCGACGGTCAAGGTCTGTGTCTCTTCGTAGATCAAGATCAGCTTCACTCAGAAGATCTAGGTCTGGTTCTATAAAAGGATCGAGGTATTTCCA aTCCCGCTCAAGGTCCAGATCAAGATCCAGGTCTATTTCACGACCGAGAAGCAG TCGTTCCCCATCAGGAAGTCCACGCAGAAGTGCAAGTCCTGAAAGAATGGACTGA
- the Srsf7 gene encoding serine/arginine-rich splicing factor 7 isoform X2 produces the protein MSRYGRYGGETKVYVGNLGTGAGKGELERAFSYYGPLRTVWIARNPPGFAFVEFEDPRDAEDAVRGLDGKVICGSRVRVELSTGMPRRSRFDRPPARRPFDPNDRCYECGEKGHYAYDCHRYSRRRRSRSRSRSHSRSRGRRYSRSRSRSRGRRSRSASLRRSRSVSLRRSRSASLRRSRSGSIKGSRSRSRSRSRSRSISRPRSSRSKSRSPSPKRSRSPSGSPRRSASPERMD, from the exons ATGTCGCGATACGGGCGGTATGGAGGAG AAACCAAGGTATATGTTGGTAACCTGGGAACTGGCGCTGGTAAAGGAGAGTTAGAAAGGGCATTCAGTTACTATGGGCCCTTAAGAACTGTATGGATCGCCAGAAATCCTCCAGGATTTGCCTTTGTGGAATTTGAAGATCCCAGAGATGCAGAAGACGCAGTTCGAGGATTGGATGGGAA GGTGATTTGTGGTTCTCGAGTGAGGGTTGAACTATCAACAGGCATGCCTCGGAGATCTCGTTTTGATAGGCCACCTGCCCGTCGTCCCTTTGATCCTAATGATAGATGCTATGAGTGTGGTGAAAAGGGACATTATGCTTATGACTGTCATCGCTATAGCCGTCGAAGAAGAAGCAG GTCACGATCTAGATCACATTCTCGATCCAGGGGAAGGCGATACTCTCGCTCACGTAGCAGGAGCAGGGGAAGGAG GTCAAGATCAGCATCTCTTCGACGGTCAAGGTCTGTGTCTCTTCGTAGATCAAGATCAGCTTCACTCAGAAGATCTAGGTCTGGTTCTATAAAAGGATCGAG aTCCCGCTCAAGGTCCAGATCAAGATCCAGGTCTATTTCACGACCGAGAAGCAG CCGATCAAAATCCAGATCTCCATCTCCTAAAAGAAG TCGTTCCCCATCAGGAAGTCCACGCAGAAGTGCAAGTCCTGAAAGAATGGACTGA
- the Srsf7 gene encoding serine/arginine-rich splicing factor 7 isoform X1, which translates to MSRYGRYGGETKVYVGNLGTGAGKGELERAFSYYGPLRTVWIARNPPGFAFVEFEDPRDAEDAVRGLDGKVICGSRVRVELSTGMPRRSRFDRPPARRPFDPNDRCYECGEKGHYAYDCHRYSRRRRSRSRSRSHSRSRGRRYSRSRSRSRGRRSRSASLRRSRSVSLRRSRSASLRRSRSGSIKGSRYFQSRSRSRSRSRSISRPRSSRSKSRSPSPKRSRSPSGSPRRSASPERMD; encoded by the exons ATGTCGCGATACGGGCGGTATGGAGGAG AAACCAAGGTATATGTTGGTAACCTGGGAACTGGCGCTGGTAAAGGAGAGTTAGAAAGGGCATTCAGTTACTATGGGCCCTTAAGAACTGTATGGATCGCCAGAAATCCTCCAGGATTTGCCTTTGTGGAATTTGAAGATCCCAGAGATGCAGAAGACGCAGTTCGAGGATTGGATGGGAA GGTGATTTGTGGTTCTCGAGTGAGGGTTGAACTATCAACAGGCATGCCTCGGAGATCTCGTTTTGATAGGCCACCTGCCCGTCGTCCCTTTGATCCTAATGATAGATGCTATGAGTGTGGTGAAAAGGGACATTATGCTTATGACTGTCATCGCTATAGCCGTCGAAGAAGAAGCAG GTCACGATCTAGATCACATTCTCGATCCAGGGGAAGGCGATACTCTCGCTCACGTAGCAGGAGCAGGGGAAGGAG GTCAAGATCAGCATCTCTTCGACGGTCAAGGTCTGTGTCTCTTCGTAGATCAAGATCAGCTTCACTCAGAAGATCTAGGTCTGGTTCTATAAAAGGATCGAGGTATTTCCA aTCCCGCTCAAGGTCCAGATCAAGATCCAGGTCTATTTCACGACCGAGAAGCAG CCGATCAAAATCCAGATCTCCATCTCCTAAAAGAAG TCGTTCCCCATCAGGAAGTCCACGCAGAAGTGCAAGTCCTGAAAGAATGGACTGA